From the Leptospira biflexa serovar Patoc strain 'Patoc 1 (Paris)' genome, one window contains:
- a CDS encoding response regulator encodes MSIQALKHVLIVEDEEDIVEILRIALAFNSSYEVSFAKTGPEGLQKAIILQPDLILLDVLMPGMNGMELIEELKIFPETKNIPVAFITSRVLKNEILEYQKRGGIGVIEKPFAPLEISEKIQTLWEDFHHQ; translated from the coding sequence ATGAGCATACAGGCCTTAAAACACGTGTTAATCGTGGAAGATGAAGAAGACATTGTCGAAATCCTTAGGATCGCACTTGCATTTAACTCAAGTTATGAAGTGAGTTTTGCAAAAACTGGTCCGGAAGGATTACAAAAAGCCATCATCCTGCAACCTGATTTGATCCTCTTGGATGTACTTATGCCAGGTATGAATGGGATGGAACTCATTGAAGAATTAAAAATTTTCCCAGAGACAAAAAACATCCCTGTTGCATTTATCACGTCACGCGTGTTAAAGAATGAAATTCTGGAATACCAAAAAAGAGGGGGCATTGGTGTGATTGAAAAACCCTTTGCCCCTCTTGAAATCTCAGAAAAAATCCAAACCCTATGGGAGGATTTTCATCATCAGTAA
- a CDS encoding PAS domain-containing sensor histidine kinase, whose amino-acid sequence MNEFLEKIKSFFKDEASFFDAKQLLGQNWHNFVPQYFDKILETRTNAVYVLDKDGNYTYVNAKAVEMAGKSAEELLGQNIWNLFPVLQTIEFGNQLSEAIKEKKTFRSEETYFETLGWYDMQVFPQENFTIIIATEVTHTKNAKDEYSQIITKNKTILNALPDLLYGIHRNGQAINHKEFPHFTGWDCKNKETNLCYSDIKEIFPENKLEEIQTILRQVIDLGVSKAVEYSIHDADGEKCFEARFTKTGEVDALAIIRNITERKKAEALKNEFISLVSHELRTPLTSIKGSIDLLLAGVAGEVSNQTKSLLNICRKNTQRLVRFVTDLLDIEALDSGNINFKFRTYQLKEILQTSVDGMRTFAEQYHVLLNFDSNFPQTSVYVDEDRLNHCITNLISNAVKYTPKFSEVTISVQTDATKAKIQIRDNGPGIDPNFAPRLFHRFAQGAPPKDKLVGGSGLGLSITKGFVEAMNGKIYFFSDDSGTVFTIELPIVIPGQIPVGMNQ is encoded by the coding sequence ATGAATGAATTTCTGGAAAAAATCAAAAGCTTTTTCAAGGATGAAGCGAGCTTTTTTGATGCAAAGCAACTTCTTGGCCAAAATTGGCACAATTTTGTCCCACAATACTTTGACAAAATCCTAGAAACTCGTACGAATGCAGTGTATGTATTAGACAAGGATGGAAACTACACCTATGTCAACGCAAAAGCCGTCGAAATGGCGGGAAAATCCGCAGAAGAATTGTTAGGGCAAAATATTTGGAATTTATTTCCTGTTTTACAAACAATTGAATTTGGAAACCAACTATCGGAAGCCATCAAAGAGAAAAAAACATTTCGATCAGAAGAAACCTACTTTGAAACTTTGGGTTGGTACGATATGCAAGTTTTCCCTCAGGAAAATTTTACCATCATCATTGCAACAGAAGTCACACACACAAAAAATGCAAAAGATGAATATAGCCAAATCATCACCAAAAACAAAACCATTCTGAATGCTTTACCTGATTTACTCTATGGAATCCATAGGAATGGTCAGGCCATCAATCACAAAGAATTCCCTCATTTCACAGGATGGGATTGTAAAAACAAAGAAACAAATCTTTGTTATTCTGACATAAAAGAAATTTTTCCGGAAAATAAATTAGAAGAAATCCAAACCATACTTCGGCAAGTGATTGATTTGGGTGTTAGCAAAGCAGTTGAATATTCGATCCACGACGCAGACGGTGAAAAATGTTTCGAAGCAAGATTCACCAAAACGGGGGAAGTGGATGCACTTGCCATCATTCGGAATATCACAGAACGAAAAAAAGCAGAGGCTTTAAAAAACGAATTCATCAGTTTGGTGAGTCATGAATTGCGAACCCCACTCACATCGATTAAAGGTTCCATTGATTTACTGCTTGCGGGAGTGGCGGGAGAAGTATCCAACCAAACAAAATCCTTACTCAATATTTGTCGTAAAAATACACAAAGACTCGTTCGGTTTGTGACTGACCTTCTCGATATCGAAGCATTGGATTCTGGTAATATCAATTTTAAATTTAGAACCTACCAACTGAAAGAAATTCTACAAACTTCAGTGGATGGAATGCGCACGTTTGCAGAACAATATCATGTGCTTTTGAATTTTGATTCTAATTTCCCACAAACAAGTGTTTATGTAGATGAAGACCGATTGAACCATTGTATCACCAATTTGATTTCCAATGCGGTGAAATACACCCCCAAGTTTTCGGAAGTGACCATCTCTGTCCAAACAGATGCAACAAAGGCAAAAATCCAAATCAGGGATAATGGACCTGGCATTGATCCGAACTTTGCTCCAAGACTTTTCCACAGATTTGCCCAAGGGGCACCACCGAAGGACAAATTGGTAGGTGGATCTGGGCTTGGACTTTCCATCACGAAAGGATTTGTCGAAGCCATGAATGGGAAAATTTACTTTTTTTCTGATGATTCGGGAACTGTTTTTACCATTGAACTACCAATTGTAATACCAGGACAAATTCCTGTTGGGATGAACCAATGA
- a CDS encoding ABC transporter ATP-binding protein — MIQVSNLSKFYGEKRAISGLNFKLEKGEIVGLLGLNGAGKTTTIRILTGYLIPSAGDASIDGKSIFDYPLEAKQKIGYLPETPPLYEDMTISEYLQFVGRIKKIEEPKLTSEMEKVIEKTNLGHVKDKLIGTLSLGYRKRVGIAQAILGDPEIVIMDEPISGLDPKQIVEIRSLIRSLAGNHTVLISSHILTEIYKTCDKFLFIHKGSLKQELSLSRLEEEMNRLAGWEVGLSGKPKEDLSQFMKTVISENDTVSDMGSGKEEEMFLVRTTNPKQFKESLFSKALSSGIQIESLKKQEVSLEQIFMEKI, encoded by the coding sequence ATGATACAAGTCAGCAATTTATCCAAATTTTACGGCGAAAAACGAGCCATTTCAGGGCTCAATTTTAAATTAGAGAAAGGTGAGATCGTGGGTCTTCTGGGACTCAATGGCGCGGGAAAAACCACCACCATTCGGATCCTCACAGGGTATTTGATTCCGAGCGCAGGGGATGCCTCCATCGATGGAAAGTCCATCTTTGATTATCCCTTAGAAGCAAAACAGAAAATCGGGTATTTACCAGAAACACCACCTCTTTATGAAGATATGACAATATCCGAATACCTTCAATTTGTGGGTAGGATCAAAAAAATTGAAGAACCAAAACTCACATCAGAAATGGAGAAGGTGATTGAAAAAACAAACCTCGGTCATGTAAAGGATAAACTCATTGGCACCTTGTCACTCGGGTATCGCAAACGAGTGGGAATTGCACAAGCCATTCTAGGTGATCCGGAAATTGTGATCATGGACGAACCTATCTCTGGTCTTGATCCAAAACAAATTGTTGAGATCAGAAGTCTGATCCGCAGTTTGGCTGGCAATCATACCGTGCTCATTTCAAGCCATATCCTCACAGAGATTTATAAAACATGTGATAAATTTTTATTCATTCACAAAGGAAGTTTGAAACAGGAACTTTCACTTTCTCGATTGGAAGAGGAGATGAATCGACTTGCTGGTTGGGAAGTGGGTTTGTCTGGTAAACCAAAAGAAGACTTAAGTCAATTTATGAAAACAGTCATTTCTGAAAATGATACTGTTTCCGATATGGGTTCTGGTAAAGAAGAAGAAATGTTTTTAGTGAGAACAACAAATCCAAAACAATTCAAAGAATCTTTGTTTTCCAAAGCATTGTCTTCTGGAATTCAAATTGAATCATTAAAAAAACAAGAAGTGTCACTCGAACAAATTTTTATGGAGAAAATATGA
- a CDS encoding ABC transporter permease — protein sequence MNWQTAVWIYKKELRLFFGTYMGPLVLGGTAFLNALFVMILNFNGTANYEIATYITFISFMTTILIAMVIISMGSIVEERNKGTLELLFTSPITDLEIVFGKFMFGVTVCAIITVFINGLFPLLLYAFWKAPFYMVASGSVGVFLLGIFTFTIGMFGSSLGKNQMISLLISVLIILTLWVVGYFSHLFQATTRKVLFHLHIFSHFAAFAKGVLPLTGIVFFLSGTFLFLYLTVKVLESRRWRG from the coding sequence ATGAACTGGCAAACGGCTGTTTGGATCTATAAAAAAGAATTACGATTATTTTTTGGAACCTATATGGGACCTCTTGTATTAGGTGGAACTGCGTTTTTAAATGCTCTCTTCGTAATGATCCTCAATTTTAATGGGACTGCCAATTACGAAATAGCAACTTACATCACCTTCATCTCGTTTATGACAACCATCCTCATTGCGATGGTCATCATATCCATGGGTTCGATTGTGGAAGAACGTAATAAAGGTACTTTGGAACTTCTATTCACCTCTCCCATCACCGATTTGGAAATTGTCTTCGGCAAATTTATGTTTGGTGTGACAGTTTGTGCCATCATCACTGTATTTATCAACGGACTTTTCCCACTTCTATTGTATGCATTTTGGAAAGCTCCGTTTTATATGGTGGCATCGGGAAGTGTTGGTGTATTTTTACTTGGAATTTTTACCTTCACCATTGGCATGTTTGGTTCCAGTCTTGGGAAAAATCAAATGATATCACTTTTAATTTCTGTGCTTATCATTTTGACACTTTGGGTGGTTGGATATTTTTCTCATTTATTCCAAGCAACTACAAGAAAGGTATTATTCCACTTACATATCTTTTCCCACTTTGCAGCCTTTGCCAAAGGTGTATTACCATTAACAGGCATTGTATTTTTCCTAAGTGGAACTTTCCTATTTTTGTACTTAACCGTGAAGGTCTTGGAATCCAGGAGATGGAGAGGGTAA
- a CDS encoding Gldg family protein, whose amino-acid sequence MLLSADRVLPFVSLVSLFAYFLFDGMVVDPKRKILFLGVVFLFLASDTIVRAFSKGIRKEDQNRYIAAVFGIAAFLLSVLRDFLDLKPVAGFNEEVSSIPKIREFLLLCVVLFSLVFLLQIILLEIGKSSLEAQSNLAKSKSSLLQNAVLGFLFVLPILVAVNYFAIKRNYNFDLSSQGKFSLSQISRNLIKPITEDVTITAFYPRPLEADGPANGDKLAAFALTRVRPDIEILLDQIKSENAHITVQFINADVEMDLLRDFGQVSNGTIFVRSKKQSSLTSTTPFAEERVIAKEPKDLEDLERKLVGALLNVTTVQKKVYFTVANGERYGASFRALPNEQVNRFVSSLQFLNFKVAELGFAQGWPSKLPEDADMLVILGPTVPFSKEAKEELTKFVLEKNGKVLITMEPKGSEDFTWLLQSAGLKFKSTPLVEREEKPGFVVAKRFPDNRLTDLLQKKDMGILFPYSGFLESEPNAPTPYVWKSETLLESGFDAYQDENKNGKLDPNEKKESKILSVVLSPMSLTGDKLGKIILHTGTTWITDQFIPYVMNSQFSTVSITGLFQDNIVAEIPLKKEEVDTISLSDNQKLVAWVIGVFLFPGFILAVGSYFVYTRRKHSMLEV is encoded by the coding sequence ATGTTATTATCAGCTGATCGAGTTTTACCGTTTGTTAGTTTAGTTTCACTTTTCGCCTATTTCTTGTTTGATGGAATGGTCGTAGATCCGAAACGAAAAATCCTTTTTTTAGGTGTTGTGTTTTTGTTTTTGGCATCGGATACGATTGTCCGAGCGTTTTCGAAAGGAATTCGAAAAGAGGACCAAAATCGTTACATTGCGGCTGTTTTTGGGATCGCAGCATTTTTACTCTCCGTCTTACGAGATTTTTTGGATTTAAAACCAGTGGCAGGTTTTAATGAAGAGGTAAGTTCTATCCCCAAAATCAGAGAATTCCTGCTTTTATGTGTGGTTCTTTTTTCTTTGGTATTCCTTTTACAAATCATTCTGTTAGAAATTGGAAAGTCCTCTCTCGAAGCACAAAGTAATTTAGCAAAATCCAAAAGTTCCTTATTACAAAATGCGGTGCTTGGGTTTTTGTTTGTATTACCCATACTTGTGGCTGTAAATTACTTTGCGATCAAACGAAACTATAACTTCGATTTGAGTAGCCAAGGTAAGTTCTCTTTATCACAAATTTCTCGTAACCTTATTAAACCCATCACAGAAGATGTGACCATCACAGCGTTTTACCCACGCCCACTGGAAGCTGACGGGCCTGCTAATGGTGACAAACTTGCTGCATTTGCCTTAACACGCGTAAGGCCTGATATTGAAATTTTACTCGACCAAATCAAATCAGAAAATGCACATATTACTGTTCAATTCATCAATGCCGATGTCGAAATGGATTTGTTAAGAGATTTTGGACAAGTTTCCAATGGAACCATTTTTGTTCGTTCTAAAAAACAATCTTCTCTCACGTCTACAACACCATTTGCAGAAGAACGTGTCATCGCAAAAGAACCAAAAGATTTGGAGGACTTAGAACGTAAGTTAGTTGGTGCACTTTTAAATGTGACAACCGTGCAGAAAAAAGTTTACTTTACGGTTGCCAATGGAGAACGGTATGGAGCTTCCTTTCGAGCGCTTCCCAATGAACAAGTGAACCGTTTTGTATCTTCTTTGCAGTTTTTAAACTTTAAAGTGGCAGAACTTGGATTTGCGCAAGGTTGGCCTTCTAAATTACCAGAAGATGCCGATATGCTTGTGATCCTTGGTCCCACTGTTCCCTTTTCCAAAGAAGCCAAAGAAGAACTCACCAAATTTGTGTTAGAGAAAAATGGGAAAGTTCTCATCACTATGGAACCAAAAGGGAGTGAAGACTTTACTTGGTTATTACAATCGGCTGGATTAAAATTTAAATCCACTCCTCTCGTCGAACGAGAAGAAAAACCAGGTTTTGTTGTTGCCAAACGATTTCCAGACAACCGTCTCACCGATCTTTTACAAAAAAAGGATATGGGAATTTTATTTCCTTACAGTGGATTTTTAGAATCAGAACCCAATGCACCCACTCCTTATGTTTGGAAATCGGAAACCTTACTTGAGTCTGGTTTTGACGCATACCAAGATGAAAACAAAAATGGAAAACTGGATCCAAACGAAAAAAAAGAGAGTAAAATCCTTTCAGTCGTTTTATCTCCAATGTCACTCACTGGAGATAAGTTAGGAAAAATCATATTACACACAGGAACCACTTGGATCACAGACCAATTCATTCCGTATGTGATGAACTCTCAATTTTCCACTGTTTCGATCACGGGATTATTCCAAGACAATATCGTTGCAGAAATTCCATTAAAAAAAGAAGAAGTGGATACCATTTCATTGTCCGACAATCAAAAGTTAGTTGCTTGGGTCATCGGAGTCTTTTTATTCCCAGGATTTATTTTGGCAGTTGGTTCTTACTTTGTATATACCCGACGCAAACATTCCATGTTAGAAGTATGA
- a CDS encoding UDP-N-acetylmuramate--L-alanine ligase encodes MKIFLVGIGGIAMGNLAYMLKQQGHEVSGSDQNLYPPMSDKLLEWGLSPKSGYRKENVKGADLVIIGNAISRGNPEVEEVLNTGIEYMSMAEAIGHFFLKGKKPIVISGTHGKTTTTFLTHWILESIGLRPGLFVGGIRKDGFPGFALGEGDYFVIEGDEYDSAFFDKSSKFLHYRPYYLVMNALDFDHADIFANLDAIKVMFKRLLNLVPSRGKVFYWKGSKNLNDITKDYQHAPLETFELGDKNSIFKYEKGILTEIRTKAKLKPSLIGSHNYRNVEVAVRVCLEIAPQKRKEILEAVESFPGVKRRQENLYVSETSLLVEDFAHHPVAIQETIKAHKEAYPGYKIIALFEPRSATSHRNVFQDDFAKCFKGSDVSIVTEVYQVDKVSKSLRLNVKKLVKDIKTNTKKESIYASTPKEIPSLLKKILPKYKKEKLIILAMSNGAFGGIYSELKSLMETRESL; translated from the coding sequence TTGAAGATCTTTTTGGTAGGAATTGGTGGGATTGCCATGGGCAATTTAGCCTATATGTTGAAACAACAAGGTCATGAAGTATCTGGTTCAGACCAAAACCTATACCCACCGATGTCTGATAAATTGTTAGAGTGGGGTCTTTCACCTAAGTCTGGTTATCGTAAAGAAAATGTGAAAGGTGCAGACCTTGTCATCATTGGAAATGCGATCTCACGTGGGAATCCTGAAGTCGAAGAAGTTTTGAATACGGGAATTGAATACATGAGTATGGCAGAAGCGATTGGACATTTTTTCCTCAAAGGGAAAAAACCAATCGTGATCTCAGGAACCCATGGCAAAACCACCACTACCTTTCTGACTCATTGGATTTTGGAATCGATTGGACTGAGACCAGGTCTTTTTGTAGGTGGAATCCGTAAGGATGGATTTCCTGGATTTGCTCTAGGTGAAGGGGATTATTTTGTGATTGAAGGGGATGAATATGATTCTGCTTTCTTTGATAAAAGTTCCAAGTTTTTACATTACAGACCCTATTACCTGGTGATGAATGCACTTGACTTTGACCATGCTGACATCTTTGCCAATTTGGATGCGATTAAAGTCATGTTCAAACGGCTGTTAAATTTAGTTCCGAGTCGTGGAAAGGTATTTTATTGGAAAGGCTCCAAAAATTTAAACGATATCACAAAAGACTACCAGCACGCTCCCTTGGAAACCTTTGAACTAGGTGATAAAAATTCCATTTTTAAATATGAAAAAGGAATTTTAACGGAGATCCGCACAAAGGCGAAACTCAAACCATCTCTCATCGGGTCACATAACTATCGTAATGTGGAAGTCGCCGTGCGAGTGTGCCTAGAAATTGCTCCCCAAAAACGAAAAGAAATTTTGGAAGCCGTGGAATCCTTTCCTGGTGTGAAACGGAGACAAGAAAACCTTTATGTTTCCGAAACCAGTTTACTTGTGGAAGACTTTGCCCACCACCCAGTAGCCATCCAAGAAACGATCAAAGCCCACAAAGAAGCTTACCCTGGTTACAAAATCATCGCTTTATTCGAACCGAGGAGTGCCACCTCACATAGAAATGTCTTCCAAGATGATTTTGCAAAGTGTTTCAAAGGAAGTGATGTCAGCATCGTCACCGAAGTGTACCAGGTGGATAAAGTGAGTAAGTCACTTCGTCTCAATGTCAAAAAATTGGTAAAAGACATCAAAACCAATACCAAAAAAGAATCGATCTATGCTTCCACACCAAAAGAGATTCCTTCCCTTTTAAAAAAGATATTACCCAAATACAAAAAAGAAAAGCTCATCATCCTTGCCATGTCCAATGGTGCCTTTGGTGGGATTTATTCTGAATTAAAATCCTTAATGGAAACACGAGAATCACTATGA
- the pheS gene encoding phenylalanine--tRNA ligase subunit alpha codes for MSLSQEIVSLVKEAETVLSSATTEQELDALKNQFLGKKGKLTSVLKGLASLTVEEKKTVGKEANEAQTKLEQFVEAKRTILKESFYENQLGKESFDTLRPLPKKERGSLHPISQIQYEIEDIFTSMGFSVMDGPEVETDENNFGALNFTEDHPARDMQDTFYTVDGNLLRTHTSAIQVRALRKLKPPFRIIAPGRVFRYEEVDASHENTFYQVEGMVVGENISVAHLIYTMETLLSRVFRKEIKTRLRPGYFPFVEPGFELDINCLVCSGDGCSVCKQSGWLELLPCGLVHPNVLEAAGLDSKKWTGFAFGLGLDRLVMMRYGIHDIRYFQSGNLRFLKQF; via the coding sequence ATGAGCCTATCCCAAGAAATTGTATCTTTAGTCAAAGAGGCAGAAACTGTATTAAGTTCTGCAACCACTGAACAAGAATTAGATGCTCTAAAAAACCAGTTCCTTGGTAAAAAAGGAAAACTTACCTCTGTCCTGAAGGGCCTTGCTTCCCTCACAGTCGAAGAAAAAAAGACGGTTGGGAAAGAGGCAAATGAAGCCCAAACAAAACTGGAACAATTTGTCGAAGCCAAACGGACGATTCTCAAAGAAAGTTTTTATGAAAACCAATTGGGAAAAGAATCCTTCGATACCCTTCGTCCACTTCCCAAAAAAGAAAGAGGAAGTTTGCATCCCATTTCCCAAATCCAATACGAGATTGAAGATATTTTTACCTCTATGGGTTTTTCTGTGATGGATGGCCCGGAAGTGGAAACCGATGAAAACAATTTTGGTGCCTTAAACTTTACCGAAGACCATCCCGCACGGGACATGCAAGATACGTTTTATACGGTGGATGGCAATTTACTTAGGACTCACACATCCGCCATCCAAGTGCGCGCTTTACGAAAACTAAAACCACCGTTTCGTATCATTGCTCCAGGCCGTGTGTTCCGGTATGAAGAAGTGGACGCCTCGCATGAAAATACTTTCTACCAAGTGGAAGGCATGGTTGTGGGCGAAAACATTTCTGTTGCCCATTTGATATACACAATGGAGACACTTTTATCACGAGTGTTCCGAAAAGAAATCAAAACAAGACTGCGTCCAGGATACTTTCCGTTTGTGGAACCAGGCTTTGAGCTGGATATCAATTGTCTTGTTTGCAGTGGAGACGGGTGTAGTGTTTGCAAACAATCAGGATGGCTCGAACTCCTTCCTTGTGGACTCGTCCATCCCAATGTCTTAGAAGCCGCTGGCCTCGACTCCAAAAAGTGGACAGGTTTTGCCTTTGGACTTGGCCTTGACCGTTTGGTGATGATGCGTTACGGCATCCACGACATCCGTTATTTCCAATCTGGGAATTTACGTTTTTTGAAACAGTTTTAA
- a CDS encoding thiolase C-terminal domain-containing protein, which produces MDPILLGVCDTIESEFDAEVYKNLSPLEKYHSLLFSSVDKLFGFLGTDREKIKPYLTDFVSVEAQSLGREGYGFTIKDANDMGFGGLACHTVDLGGASVGGAIQQAYTIVKANPYAVVLVAAADIPKSVFRQVSDLKRLTATVCHKDWEMPYGATLIGLYSLLCERMMFDTGVTSDDLEVITKHFRTLAETNPRAFQYQKPMVEKQLQKPLSGVYSTPMIAIVTDHGFATLITSEFMKQKLIDKKVIKADAKHIYVIGSGHSAHAEYLIQKKDLKSPAGLACERAVASSGINRSEIDYAWIYDCFTGMVIHEASLYFGVSPKETANALRKGKISNGTKEIPINLGGGILNYQAAMAISGATGLVDIASQYGLSVHPIPKVLSEPPKVSLLGGNGGIDSINSVILFAKDKTERDSKETMELKPLEVNVPSPKEKEHATILSATTIYFNPGGEKKPPYLIICSTKENGEMALTNLYDKEGKEIVTKDGLELGKTKVEFQIIDGKIQAVVLG; this is translated from the coding sequence ATGGACCCTATTTTACTTGGTGTTTGCGACACCATTGAATCAGAATTTGATGCGGAAGTTTACAAAAACCTCTCCCCTCTTGAGAAATACCATTCCTTACTTTTTTCATCCGTAGACAAACTATTTGGATTCCTCGGAACCGATCGGGAAAAGATCAAACCTTACCTCACTGATTTTGTATCCGTGGAAGCACAGTCACTTGGCAGAGAAGGCTATGGGTTTACCATTAAAGATGCAAATGATATGGGATTTGGTGGTCTTGCCTGCCATACCGTAGATTTGGGTGGAGCCAGTGTCGGTGGTGCCATTCAACAAGCCTATACCATTGTAAAAGCCAATCCCTATGCGGTCGTGCTTGTGGCCGCGGCTGACATTCCCAAATCCGTATTCAGACAAGTCTCAGATCTAAAACGACTCACTGCCACTGTTTGCCATAAAGACTGGGAGATGCCGTATGGGGCAACCCTCATTGGCCTCTACTCCTTGTTATGTGAACGAATGATGTTTGATACAGGTGTGACAAGTGATGACTTAGAAGTGATTACAAAACACTTCCGAACCCTTGCCGAAACCAATCCGCGTGCCTTCCAATACCAAAAACCAATGGTGGAGAAACAATTACAAAAACCTTTATCTGGTGTGTATAGCACTCCCATGATTGCCATTGTCACTGACCATGGCTTTGCCACCCTCATCACATCAGAGTTCATGAAACAGAAGTTAATCGATAAAAAAGTGATTAAGGCTGATGCCAAACACATCTATGTAATTGGTTCGGGTCACAGTGCCCATGCCGAATACCTCATCCAAAAAAAGGATTTAAAAAGTCCTGCAGGTCTTGCTTGTGAAAGGGCCGTCGCTTCGAGTGGGATCAATCGGTCAGAAATTGACTATGCTTGGATTTACGATTGTTTTACAGGGATGGTCATCCATGAAGCCTCACTTTATTTTGGGGTGTCACCAAAAGAAACAGCGAATGCACTTCGCAAAGGAAAGATCTCCAATGGAACGAAAGAGATCCCCATCAATTTAGGTGGTGGGATTTTGAATTACCAAGCGGCCATGGCCATCTCTGGGGCAACTGGCCTTGTGGACATCGCGAGCCAATATGGACTTTCGGTCCATCCCATTCCCAAAGTATTGAGTGAACCACCTAAGGTGAGTTTGCTTGGAGGTAATGGTGGGATTGATAGCATCAATTCCGTGATCCTGTTTGCCAAAGACAAAACAGAAAGGGACTCGAAAGAAACAATGGAATTAAAACCATTGGAAGTGAATGTTCCCAGTCCAAAAGAGAAGGAACATGCCACGATTCTTTCCGCAACGACGATTTATTTCAATCCTGGGGGTGAAAAAAAACCACCTTACCTCATCATTTGTTCCACGAAAGAGAATGGCGAGATGGCTCTCACGAACCTCTACGACAAAGAAGGAAAGGAAATTGTAACGAAGGATGGTTTGGAACTGGGAAAAACCAAAGTCGAATTCCAAATCATCGATGGAAAAATCCAAGCAGTTGTATTGGGTTAA
- a CDS encoding LIC_10450 family protein, with translation MTPDKSKYHYIKIDSIEEIDPIKLSISQIQQRYIDKDNNRYALRFNKEIRRIEILKLVGNHFELVPHHQTIISKEELNSKDSSTRETPLPPPIISEDLRSNPILGKLISAPDPKLTTSPEKSATPLEILNETHSSVEEENLMREDVDLDIFDGETPPKAEVRISHDGLLNTPEPTKPEEEEDPSQITANTRLEEGTGEKTAQQRIDDFLKIIATYRERITAIIRNLQSSRIFELTGDPSENKNIVGNFSREIDATVFEAIDKMIDLHKEMTSYPRPITYYISKSPVEKREEMKLIESDKEKLNHLHLFEMQRHTDVIIKDLKKLSLQLLNILNLKNEIQVKQLQYANQLMFVDAKNASLYFAQDLDKTILEIEHWKQSK, from the coding sequence GTGACCCCGGATAAATCAAAATATCATTATATCAAAATTGATTCGATCGAAGAGATTGACCCCATCAAATTATCCATCTCGCAAATCCAACAACGGTATATCGACAAGGATAACAACCGTTATGCCCTAAGATTCAATAAAGAAATCCGTAGAATTGAAATTTTAAAACTAGTGGGCAATCATTTTGAACTTGTCCCTCACCACCAAACAATCATTTCCAAGGAAGAATTGAATTCCAAGGATTCTAGTACCAGAGAGACTCCTCTCCCTCCACCCATCATCTCAGAAGACCTTAGGTCCAATCCCATACTCGGGAAATTAATTTCTGCCCCAGATCCGAAGCTAACGACCTCGCCTGAAAAATCGGCAACTCCATTGGAGATTCTCAATGAAACTCATTCTTCCGTTGAGGAAGAAAATCTCATGCGAGAAGATGTGGATCTAGATATTTTTGACGGGGAAACTCCTCCTAAAGCAGAAGTACGTATTTCCCATGATGGTCTTTTGAACACTCCAGAACCAACAAAACCTGAGGAAGAAGAAGACCCGTCTCAAATCACAGCCAATACACGACTCGAAGAAGGGACAGGCGAAAAAACGGCCCAACAAAGGATCGATGATTTTTTAAAGATCATTGCCACATATAGAGAAAGGATCACGGCCATCATTCGTAATCTACAATCCTCACGGATTTTTGAACTCACAGGGGACCCTTCTGAAAACAAAAACATAGTGGGGAATTTTTCGAGAGAAATTGATGCAACAGTTTTTGAAGCCATCGATAAAATGATCGATCTTCATAAAGAAATGACGTCATATCCTCGTCCAATCACTTATTACATTTCCAAATCGCCTGTGGAAAAACGCGAAGAGATGAAGCTAATTGAATCAGACAAAGAAAAGTTGAATCATTTACATTTGTTTGAGATGCAAAGACATACAGATGTGATCATCAAAGATCTAAAAAAATTGAGTTTGCAACTATTGAATATTTTGAATCTCAAAAATGAAATTCAAGTCAAACAATTACAATATGCAAACCAACTGATGTTTGTGGATGCGAAAAATGCCTCACTCTATTTTGCACAGGACTTAGATAAAACCATTTTGGAAATTGAACACTGGAAACAATCGAAATGA